The Apibacter raozihei genome contains a region encoding:
- the mraZ gene encoding division/cell wall cluster transcriptional repressor MraZ translates to MVNFIGTYECTLDSKGRMLLPSGLKKQIDSLLHEGFVLKRSVFQPCLELHPMCEWNITMNKINKLNRFVKKNNDFIRQFTAGLKNVEIDTSGRLQVSKDLIQFAKLEKNIVVAASINVIEIWDKSLYENAVCVNDEDFALLAEDVMGNISEDELS, encoded by the coding sequence ATGGTTAACTTTATAGGAACATATGAATGCACCCTTGATTCAAAAGGCAGAATGCTTCTTCCGTCAGGACTTAAGAAGCAAATAGATAGCCTTTTGCACGAAGGTTTTGTTCTTAAAAGATCTGTCTTCCAACCTTGCCTGGAACTTCATCCAATGTGTGAATGGAATATTACCATGAATAAAATAAACAAACTTAACCGTTTTGTTAAAAAAAACAATGACTTTATAAGGCAATTCACAGCCGGCCTGAAAAATGTGGAAATAGATACTAGCGGAAGACTTCAGGTAAGTAAAGATTTGATTCAGTTTGCCAAACTTGAAAAAAATATTGTTGTTGCTGCATCTATCAACGTGATTGAAATTTGGGATAAATCACTTTACGAAAATGCAGTATGTGTTAATGATGAAGACTTTGCCCTGCTGGCAGAGGATGTAATGGGAAATATCTCTGAAGATGAGCTATCATAA